From the Flavimarina sp. Hel_I_48 genome, one window contains:
- the mptB gene encoding polyprenol phosphomannose-dependent alpha 1,6 mannosyltransferase MptB: MDLKRYFQLYKIPLLLVLSALAFYWSFAYDLQRWDFTKLITLYAALCFLSYKIISIFKGNWAVLVLFSVIFRLIFLLATPNLSQDFYRFLWDGQLVLSGINPYLFTPQQLFASGAEIAHGDQLLSGMGNLSATHFSNYPPINQLLFAIAAFLGKSSLLGGIIALRMLIIAADLGILYVGAKILGYLKLPKTRIFWYALNPFIIIELTGNLHFEGVMLFFMLVSIYLLLRQKWIWAAIILGISVSVKLLPLLFLPLLWQSLIKDIPAKKNIPKQLTHILKGTGKGILRPIAFYLIVLLAVLLTFAPLISGEFLTNFTATISLWFQKFEFNASVYYLIRWLGYQDRGFNMIAEIGAILPKYIFVFVVLLAFFRNNISLRSLLEAMLFAVSFYFLLSTTVHPWYLATPLLLSIFTRYRFPIVWCALVFLSYSAYGKNEVEENLWLVALEYSVAIGYAVWEFNKSEDMETIKAV, from the coding sequence TTGGATCTAAAACGTTATTTTCAGCTTTATAAAATACCGCTGCTGCTGGTTCTCAGTGCGCTGGCTTTTTACTGGTCATTTGCGTATGATCTGCAACGCTGGGATTTTACAAAACTCATTACGCTTTATGCCGCGCTTTGCTTTCTGAGCTATAAAATAATCTCCATTTTCAAAGGAAATTGGGCAGTTTTAGTGCTATTTTCGGTGATTTTTAGGCTGATTTTTCTTCTTGCCACACCTAATCTTTCTCAGGATTTTTACAGGTTTCTCTGGGATGGGCAGTTGGTGTTATCAGGCATAAATCCATATCTGTTTACACCGCAACAACTGTTCGCCTCGGGAGCGGAAATCGCGCATGGCGACCAGCTTCTATCTGGAATGGGAAACCTGAGTGCAACCCATTTTTCCAACTATCCGCCCATAAATCAGTTGCTTTTCGCAATTGCCGCTTTCCTTGGAAAAAGCAGTCTTCTGGGCGGAATAATCGCCTTACGCATGTTGATTATTGCGGCAGATTTGGGAATTTTATACGTAGGCGCTAAAATCCTGGGTTATTTAAAACTGCCGAAAACCCGCATATTCTGGTATGCACTGAATCCGTTTATCATTATAGAACTCACCGGAAATCTCCATTTTGAAGGCGTTATGCTCTTTTTTATGCTGGTTTCCATTTATCTTTTACTGCGGCAAAAATGGATTTGGGCCGCCATAATCCTGGGGATTTCTGTTTCGGTGAAATTGTTGCCGCTCCTGTTCCTGCCACTGCTCTGGCAATCTTTAATCAAAGATATTCCTGCGAAAAAAAACATTCCCAAACAATTAACGCATATTTTAAAAGGCACCGGAAAAGGGATTTTAAGACCTATAGCTTTTTATCTTATTGTACTGCTTGCGGTACTGCTCACTTTTGCCCCCCTTATTTCCGGCGAATTCCTGACAAATTTTACCGCTACTATCTCCCTTTGGTTTCAGAAATTTGAATTCAATGCCAGTGTGTATTACCTCATCCGCTGGCTGGGCTATCAGGATCGCGGTTTCAATATGATTGCTGAAATAGGTGCCATTCTGCCCAAATATATTTTTGTTTTTGTGGTACTGCTCGCTTTTTTCAGAAACAACATAAGCCTACGCAGTCTTTTGGAAGCCATGCTTTTTGCGGTAAGTTTTTATTTTCTACTGAGTACAACCGTACACCCGTGGTACCTGGCTACGCCTTTGCTTCTAAGTATTTTTACCAGATATCGGTTCCCTATTGTTTGGTGCGCACTTGTATTTTTGAGTTATTCCGCCTATGGTAAAAACGAAGTGGAGGAAAATCTGTGGCTTGTCGCGCTGGAATATAGCGTAGCGATTGGTTATGCGGTTTGGGAATTTAACAAATCTGAAGATATGGAGACTATTAAAGCTGTATAA
- a CDS encoding glycosyltransferase has product MNYLLTIVVPLYNEADNLPRVETAMQDYLKGAAAKSKILFVNDGSTDDSLRLVEAICARNMDFEYISFEKNCGLSAAIKAGFDYTETEYVGYIDSDLQTTPEDFNTLMPFIGEYDLVTGLRGARKDRFIKNMSSKIANGIRRAFTHDGMDDTGCPLKIIKTDYAKRIPMFKGLHRFLPAMVLLQNGKVIQIPVNHFPRIAGTAKFGVWNRLLGPLLDCFAYLWMKRKYINYTVSKRSDA; this is encoded by the coding sequence ATGAACTATTTATTGACCATCGTAGTACCGCTTTATAACGAGGCTGATAACCTGCCACGGGTAGAAACCGCTATGCAGGATTATCTTAAAGGCGCCGCCGCCAAATCAAAAATCCTTTTTGTAAATGACGGCTCTACAGACGATAGTTTGCGCCTCGTAGAAGCTATTTGCGCTAGAAATATGGATTTTGAATATATTTCATTTGAAAAAAATTGTGGTCTTAGCGCGGCTATAAAAGCAGGTTTTGATTATACCGAAACCGAATATGTGGGCTATATAGACAGCGATCTGCAGACTACGCCAGAGGATTTTAATACACTTATGCCCTTTATAGGGGAGTACGACCTGGTTACCGGCCTGCGTGGGGCTCGGAAGGATAGGTTTATCAAAAATATGTCCAGCAAAATAGCAAACGGGATACGTCGCGCGTTCACCCATGATGGTATGGATGACACCGGTTGCCCACTTAAGATTATTAAAACAGATTACGCTAAACGCATCCCTATGTTTAAGGGGTTGCACCGCTTTCTGCCCGCAATGGTTTTGTTGCAAAATGGGAAAGTGATCCAGATTCCCGTCAACCATTTCCCACGGATTGCAGGAACGGCAAAATTTGGTGTCTGGAACCGACTTTTAGGTCCTTTACTGGACTGTTTTGCCTATTTATGGATGAAAAGAAAATATATAAACTATACTGTATCAAAACGTTCTGATGCATAG
- a CDS encoding choice-of-anchor I family protein, translating into MRKNYMSLLFGFFSLLAIAQADPEINFDEAYISVNEDEGTATLTVSISESPLMIASVDVAILTEESTAMAGTDYEYDSQTLTFASSGDLTQSVTINITNNAEMAPDKLVALQLQNPVNSSVGEDNIAVIYILDDEAHTPSFTNSLGVTFGTSYAITGDNPGSEIVGHDPETSRLFVMNSGNASVEILDFSDPLDISALSTIDLSAYGEGGTSVAVHDGIVAATAVPDEVGVNGTVVFMDVDGTILSTIEAGALPDMITFTPDGSKLLVANEGEPSQDYLTDPEGSITVVDLSGGVENLTQNEVKMLNFNAFDAEIDALRVENIRIFDPNASVSQDLEPEYITVSADSQHAWVTLQENNAIAVVDLDAMEITDIFPMGLKDHSLPQNALDTSNEMDFAFMANWPIKGMYMPDAIANYTVGETTYYVTANEGDAREYDAFEEETNLEDMVLDAAVFPNQEFLQREENLGKLNFSSVDGDLDNDGEYEELHAYGGRSFSIYNGTTGEQVYDSADDFERFTLEDDVFGAIFNTTNDENEFKNRSDNKGPEPEALIVEEINGAFYAIVGLERIGGFMVYDVTNPMAPVFEGYFNNRSTEPGEDITGDLAPEGIIYVKPEDNATQKGLIVIANEVSATISVYTLENNNLSLEDAVTAKTDFTMYPNPAAGERIFFNKPTTFVLYDIQGRELQRKEDATYINSTSLSSGTYIVWNDKGESKKLLVK; encoded by the coding sequence ATGAGAAAAAATTACATGAGCCTTCTTTTTGGCTTTTTCAGTCTTTTAGCAATAGCACAGGCAGATCCGGAAATCAATTTTGATGAGGCTTATATTTCGGTGAATGAAGATGAAGGCACGGCCACTTTAACGGTCAGCATTTCAGAATCACCTTTGATGATTGCTTCTGTAGATGTTGCGATTCTTACAGAGGAAAGCACGGCAATGGCGGGTACAGATTATGAGTATGACAGCCAGACGCTCACCTTTGCTTCTTCAGGCGATCTTACCCAGAGTGTGACCATAAACATTACAAACAATGCTGAAATGGCTCCCGATAAGTTGGTCGCGCTCCAGCTACAAAATCCTGTAAATAGCAGTGTAGGTGAAGACAACATTGCCGTGATCTACATTCTTGATGATGAAGCGCATACGCCCAGTTTTACTAATTCGCTCGGAGTGACTTTTGGGACCAGTTATGCGATCACCGGTGATAATCCCGGTTCTGAAATCGTGGGCCATGATCCCGAAACTTCCCGCCTTTTTGTAATGAACAGCGGCAATGCTTCCGTAGAAATTCTTGATTTTAGTGATCCTTTAGACATAAGTGCTCTGAGCACGATAGATCTTTCGGCTTATGGCGAAGGAGGCACCAGCGTGGCGGTTCATGATGGTATTGTGGCTGCAACCGCTGTTCCTGATGAAGTGGGCGTTAATGGCACTGTTGTTTTTATGGATGTAGACGGCACCATTCTCAGCACCATTGAAGCGGGCGCGCTTCCTGATATGATTACTTTTACCCCAGACGGGAGCAAATTGTTGGTAGCCAATGAAGGCGAACCCAGTCAGGATTATTTGACCGATCCCGAAGGAAGTATTACCGTGGTTGATCTTTCCGGCGGGGTTGAAAATCTGACTCAAAATGAGGTGAAAATGCTGAATTTTAATGCTTTTGATGCCGAAATTGACGCGTTAAGGGTAGAAAATATCCGGATTTTTGATCCCAATGCAAGCGTTTCACAGGATCTGGAACCTGAATATATTACCGTTTCAGCCGATTCACAGCACGCCTGGGTGACTTTGCAGGAAAACAATGCCATAGCGGTCGTTGATCTTGATGCTATGGAAATTACCGATATTTTTCCCATGGGTCTTAAAGATCACAGTTTGCCACAAAATGCGCTGGATACTTCTAACGAAATGGATTTTGCTTTTATGGCCAACTGGCCCATCAAGGGGATGTATATGCCCGATGCGATTGCAAATTATACCGTGGGCGAAACTACCTATTATGTAACCGCAAACGAAGGCGATGCGCGGGAGTATGATGCTTTTGAGGAAGAAACAAACCTGGAAGATATGGTGCTTGATGCAGCAGTTTTTCCGAATCAGGAGTTTTTACAGCGCGAAGAGAATCTTGGCAAACTCAATTTTTCAAGTGTAGATGGTGATCTTGATAATGATGGGGAGTATGAAGAACTGCATGCTTACGGGGGGCGTTCTTTTAGTATTTATAATGGTACAACCGGAGAGCAGGTTTATGACAGCGCAGACGATTTTGAACGTTTTACGCTTGAGGATGACGTTTTCGGTGCCATTTTTAATACGACCAATGATGAAAACGAATTTAAAAACCGAAGTGATAACAAAGGTCCGGAGCCCGAAGCGTTGATTGTTGAAGAAATAAACGGTGCTTTTTACGCGATCGTTGGGCTGGAACGCATTGGTGGTTTTATGGTTTATGATGTGACCAATCCTATGGCACCGGTTTTTGAAGGTTATTTTAACAACCGCAGCACAGAACCTGGTGAAGACATAACCGGCGACCTGGCTCCGGAAGGAATAATTTATGTAAAACCGGAAGACAATGCTACCCAAAAAGGACTTATTGTAATTGCCAATGAAGTGAGCGCCACGATTAGTGTATATACGTTAGAAAACAACAATTTGTCGCTTGAAGATGCTGTAACGGCCAAAACAGATTTTACAATGTATCCGAATCCCGCTGCGGGCGAACGTATATTTTTCAACAAGCCCACGACATTTGTGCTCTATGATATACAGGGACGTGAATTGCAGCGCAAAGAGGATGCAACTTATATAAATAGCACCAGTCTGAGCAGCGGAACCTATATTGTTTGGAATGATAAGGGCGAGAGCAAAAAGCTTTTGGTAAAATAA
- a CDS encoding lipid-A-disaccharide synthase N-terminal domain-containing protein translates to MHSPWWIYTVGFLAQLMFSGRLVLQWLLSEKQKKVLTPSTFWWFSLGASFLLFVYGYLREDFAIMLGQALTYFIYIRNLQLQGQWSKSPKIARIFLLIFPVLIVIYGYNNGDYDIEKLFQNEAIPLWLLLLGTVAQIIFTLRFIYQWIYSERKKKSSLPLGFWMLSLAGGLLILTYAILRKDPVLFVGHLMGVFIYIRNIKLSFGIDKS, encoded by the coding sequence ATGCATAGCCCGTGGTGGATTTATACTGTAGGGTTTTTAGCGCAGCTCATGTTCTCTGGCCGGCTGGTACTGCAATGGTTGCTTTCAGAAAAGCAAAAAAAAGTACTTACGCCATCCACGTTCTGGTGGTTTAGCCTTGGCGCGTCATTTCTTCTTTTTGTTTATGGCTATTTACGGGAGGATTTCGCCATCATGCTGGGGCAGGCGCTTACATATTTTATTTATATCCGGAATTTGCAGCTGCAGGGGCAATGGTCAAAATCACCTAAAATCGCCCGTATTTTTTTACTCATATTCCCTGTTTTAATTGTGATCTATGGTTATAATAATGGCGATTATGATATTGAAAAGCTCTTTCAGAACGAAGCAATACCGCTGTGGCTATTGCTTTTGGGAACGGTGGCGCAGATCATTTTTACCCTGCGTTTTATTTACCAGTGGATTTATTCTGAACGAAAGAAAAAATCAAGCCTGCCGCTGGGGTTCTGGATGCTGAGTCTGGCCGGTGGCCTGCTCATTCTTACCTACGCGATCTTACGGAAAGATCCCGTTTTGTTTGTGGGCCACCTGATGGGTGTATTCATTTATATTCGGAATATTAAACTTTCATTCGGTATAGATAAGTCATGA
- a CDS encoding cellulose synthase family protein translates to MQTAIIILYTLALTLVLVYSLAQLHLLINYLKAKKKEDTAPKFDFQKAEEIPTVTVQLPLYNELYVTERLLKNIALLEYPKDKLEIQVLDDSTDETLVTTRAQIQKLQQTGLDIKHLTRTDRQGFKAGALKEGLQSAKGEFIAIFDSDFIPKPDWLRNTIPYFKDDKVGVVQTRWGHLNRDFSILTRIQAFALDFHFMLEQVGRNYGHHFINFNGTAGVWRKTCIEDAGNWAGDTLTEDLDLSYRAQLKKWEFKYLEEVVTPAELPMAISAARSQQFRWNKGAAENFQKLYGRLLKDPSISLKTKFHSFFHLLNSSMFLLVLILAILSVPVLYIKNTNPMYSNYLNIIAFFAISTVIFFGCYWVTYKRIHGGGFKNFISYIGMFFTFFSVAMGFSVHNSLAVLEGHFGKKSDFIRTPKFNLSTLKNNKYINRKIPLNTVLELLLCAYFGFAIYSAFLIQDFGLILFHIMLFFGFGFVAFKSVFSRV, encoded by the coding sequence ATGCAGACCGCGATCATCATTCTTTATACCCTGGCCCTGACGCTCGTTTTAGTGTACAGCCTGGCACAGCTACATTTGCTCATCAATTATTTAAAAGCAAAGAAAAAAGAAGATACCGCGCCCAAATTTGATTTTCAAAAAGCCGAAGAAATCCCTACGGTTACCGTTCAGCTCCCCTTATATAATGAGTTGTATGTTACCGAACGCTTGCTCAAAAATATTGCCCTGCTCGAGTATCCAAAAGATAAACTGGAAATTCAGGTCCTGGATGATTCTACTGATGAAACGCTTGTAACCACCAGGGCTCAGATCCAAAAGCTACAGCAAACCGGGCTAGATATCAAACACCTCACCCGCACCGATCGCCAGGGTTTTAAAGCCGGAGCGCTAAAAGAAGGATTACAGTCAGCAAAAGGCGAATTTATTGCCATCTTCGACTCTGATTTCATACCAAAACCCGATTGGCTGCGCAACACAATTCCGTATTTTAAAGATGATAAGGTAGGCGTCGTACAGACGCGCTGGGGCCACCTCAACCGGGATTTTTCTATCTTAACACGTATTCAGGCCTTTGCCCTGGATTTTCATTTTATGCTGGAACAAGTGGGGCGCAATTATGGTCATCATTTTATCAATTTCAACGGTACCGCGGGTGTATGGCGCAAAACCTGCATAGAAGATGCCGGCAACTGGGCCGGGGACACCCTCACCGAAGATCTTGACCTCAGCTACCGCGCCCAACTCAAAAAATGGGAGTTTAAATATCTGGAAGAAGTGGTTACCCCGGCAGAACTTCCCATGGCGATAAGCGCCGCGCGATCGCAACAATTCCGGTGGAACAAGGGCGCTGCCGAAAATTTTCAGAAATTGTATGGAAGGCTTTTAAAAGATCCCAGTATTTCCCTAAAGACGAAATTCCATAGCTTTTTTCACCTCCTCAATAGTAGTATGTTCCTGCTCGTACTTATTCTGGCCATACTCAGTGTGCCTGTTTTATATATTAAAAATACGAATCCCATGTACAGCAATTACCTGAATATCATCGCGTTTTTTGCCATTAGCACGGTGATTTTCTTTGGTTGTTACTGGGTCACCTACAAACGCATACATGGCGGCGGATTCAAGAATTTCATCAGCTATATCGGGATGTTTTTTACGTTTTTTTCGGTGGCGATGGGCTTTAGCGTGCACAATTCGCTGGCGGTGCTGGAAGGGCATTTTGGAAAGAAATCAGATTTTATACGTACCCCAAAATTTAATCTCAGCACTTTAAAAAACAATAAATACATCAATCGCAAAATCCCACTGAATACGGTTCTTGAACTCTTGCTTTGCGCTTACTTTGGCTTTGCCATTTATAGTGCATTCTTAATTCAGGATTTTGGGCTCATCCTTTTTCATATCATGCTTTTCTTCGGTTTTGGATTTGTCGCTTTTAAATCGGTTTTCTCCAGAGTTTAG
- a CDS encoding ArnT family glycosyltransferase, which yields MTIRSKYHLLLLFFACFCLFFTHLDVLYENIMEARNFNTAREMVNYDNWVLTTMNGEARYEKPPLPTWLAAISGAIFGMENTWALRLPSALVTTFLIFFFYRFVEYSTRQKEQAFNAALILATSFYILFAGRNGTWDIFAHAFMLAGIYFLFQFFEKTENTYKNAVFSGIFIGLSFMSKGPVSHFALLLPFLIAYGIVYKFKAFRPKVVPFILMIILIAVLSSWWAIAVYVLDPASATAIADKEATAWANHNTRPLYYYWSFFTQSGIWTIPAFIGLLYPYLKTRVENLKAYKFSLIWTLAAVILLSLVPEKKSRYLLPVLIPLAMNTSFYVQYLFRYFSALKDKKETVPVYFNFGLISVIALSAPVASYIFLRENLNGLWIWFIPFSIFSVVVGIFMFRSLVKKVLPNVFYLTVLFLCGIVALGFPLARASYTNTDYARLAPKVRELDKQEIPQYLFTNGSPELIWDLGQRVPLIQSAGKTLLPSEKKFAVWMTPDEETDFKSVFKNYNLQFQTQIDGNITSKADRNYKERRIAKLYFVQKTD from the coding sequence ATGACAATAAGATCAAAATATCACCTTTTACTGCTATTTTTTGCCTGTTTTTGCCTGTTTTTCACCCATCTTGACGTCCTTTATGAGAACATCATGGAAGCGCGTAATTTCAATACGGCACGTGAAATGGTGAACTATGACAACTGGGTACTCACTACCATGAACGGCGAGGCACGTTACGAGAAACCGCCTTTGCCCACCTGGCTTGCTGCGATTTCTGGGGCTATATTTGGGATGGAAAATACCTGGGCCCTTCGTTTGCCCTCGGCACTGGTAACGACTTTTTTAATTTTCTTTTTTTACCGCTTTGTGGAATATAGCACCCGGCAAAAAGAACAGGCTTTTAACGCTGCGCTTATTCTTGCGACATCCTTTTACATCTTATTTGCAGGGCGTAATGGCACTTGGGATATTTTTGCACATGCCTTTATGCTTGCGGGTATTTACTTTCTGTTTCAGTTTTTTGAAAAAACAGAAAACACCTATAAAAATGCTGTTTTTTCGGGCATTTTCATCGGTTTATCGTTTATGAGTAAGGGGCCGGTAAGCCATTTTGCGCTGCTGTTGCCTTTTCTCATCGCTTATGGAATCGTTTATAAATTCAAAGCTTTTCGGCCTAAAGTGGTGCCTTTTATTCTTATGATCATCCTGATCGCGGTGCTGAGTTCGTGGTGGGCGATCGCGGTCTATGTTCTCGATCCTGCTTCGGCGACCGCGATAGCGGATAAGGAAGCGACCGCCTGGGCAAACCACAACACGCGACCGCTGTATTATTACTGGAGTTTTTTCACGCAAAGCGGAATCTGGACCATCCCGGCCTTTATCGGGTTGTTATATCCCTATTTAAAAACACGGGTCGAGAACTTAAAAGCTTACAAATTCTCCCTGATCTGGACGCTTGCAGCGGTAATCTTACTATCGCTCGTCCCCGAAAAAAAATCACGTTACCTGTTGCCGGTTTTGATTCCGCTGGCGATGAATACTTCATTTTATGTTCAGTATTTATTCCGATATTTTTCGGCTTTAAAGGATAAAAAAGAAACGGTGCCAGTCTATTTCAATTTCGGTTTGATCAGTGTGATTGCATTGTCCGCGCCTGTTGCAAGTTATATTTTTCTTCGTGAAAATCTGAACGGTTTATGGATTTGGTTTATCCCATTCAGTATATTTTCGGTGGTTGTTGGTATTTTTATGTTCAGGTCTTTGGTTAAAAAAGTGCTTCCCAATGTATTTTATTTGACCGTTTTATTTCTTTGCGGAATCGTTGCGCTGGGATTTCCGCTGGCAAGGGCAAGTTATACCAATACGGATTATGCCCGTCTCGCACCAAAGGTTCGGGAATTAGACAAACAGGAAATTCCACAGTATTTATTCACGAATGGTTCACCGGAGCTCATTTGGGACCTTGGCCAGCGCGTGCCGTTGATTCAAAGCGCTGGTAAAACGTTGCTCCCTTCAGAAAAGAAATTCGCCGTGTGGATGACGCCCGATGAGGAGACTGATTTTAAGTCCGTTTTTAAAAACTATAACCTGCAATTTCAAACGCAGATTGATGGCAACATCACTTCAAAAGCCGACAGAAATTATAAAGAACGGCGTATCGCAAAGCTTTATTTTGTGCAAAAAACCGACTAA
- a CDS encoding glycosyltransferase family 2 protein, producing MEYCIKVIIPAFNEADSIAKVISDIPGFVAEIIVVSNNSTDETVANAISAGATVLTENKRGYGYACLKGMEYVANKAKKPDIIVFLDGDYSDYPEEMTALIGPIVEENIDLVIGARAENLREAGSMTFPQRFGNALATFLMRVFFNSKFTDLGPFRAIKYDKLLTLNMQDKTYGWTVEMQLKALKRDFTYVEIPVKYRKRIGVSKVSGTFKGAFLAGVKILGWIFKYSFK from the coding sequence ATGGAGTATTGCATCAAGGTCATTATACCGGCTTTTAACGAAGCAGATTCCATAGCAAAGGTAATTAGTGATATTCCCGGTTTTGTAGCTGAAATTATTGTTGTCAGCAACAATTCTACGGATGAGACCGTGGCAAATGCCATTTCCGCAGGTGCTACGGTACTAACCGAAAACAAACGTGGCTATGGTTATGCCTGTTTGAAGGGAATGGAATATGTGGCAAATAAGGCCAAAAAACCAGATATTATCGTGTTTTTAGATGGTGATTACAGCGATTATCCTGAAGAAATGACCGCACTTATAGGACCTATTGTTGAAGAAAATATAGATCTTGTGATTGGCGCTCGCGCGGAAAATTTGAGGGAAGCGGGAAGCATGACCTTTCCACAACGCTTTGGTAACGCGCTGGCCACCTTTTTAATGCGCGTTTTTTTTAATTCAAAATTCACTGATCTAGGTCCGTTCCGAGCCATAAAATATGATAAGTTACTGACGCTCAACATGCAGGACAAAACCTATGGCTGGACGGTAGAAATGCAATTGAAAGCCTTAAAAAGAGATTTTACGTATGTAGAAATACCGGTAAAATACCGCAAACGTATCGGCGTTTCTAAAGTTTCCGGCACGTTTAAAGGTGCTTTTCTGGCCGGCGTGAAAATTTTAGGTTGGATCTTTAAGTATAGTTTTAAATAA